Proteins from a single region of Paraburkholderia sp. PGU19:
- a CDS encoding ABC transporter permease subunit, which produces MIKPNKPLSATVLTLGFLFLYIPIISLVVFSFNESKLVTVWSGFSLKWYGALLHDDELLTAAWLSLKIGLMTACASVVIGTWAGFVLARFGRFRGFTFFAGMINAPLVIPEVIQGISLLLLFVALEQMIGWPKGRGVLTMWIGHVMLCVSYVAIIVQSRIKELNRSLEEAALDLGATPFKVFFVITLPLISQALLSGWLLSFTLSIDDLVLSAFLSGPGSTTLPLVVFSRVRLGLNPEMNALATLFITAVTIGVIVVNQWMLMRDRKRTRDMQMAFAIADAADTPSTTTRPAVATSALDTANA; this is translated from the coding sequence ATGATCAAGCCGAACAAACCTTTGTCCGCCACGGTGCTGACGCTCGGGTTTCTCTTTCTCTATATCCCGATCATCAGCCTCGTCGTGTTCTCGTTCAATGAGTCGAAGCTCGTCACCGTCTGGTCCGGCTTCTCGCTGAAATGGTATGGCGCACTGCTGCACGACGACGAACTGCTCACGGCCGCCTGGCTGTCGCTGAAGATTGGTCTGATGACGGCGTGCGCGTCCGTCGTGATCGGCACGTGGGCGGGTTTCGTGCTCGCGCGCTTTGGGCGCTTTCGCGGCTTCACGTTCTTCGCGGGGATGATCAACGCGCCGCTGGTGATTCCCGAAGTGATCCAGGGCATTTCGCTGCTGCTGCTCTTCGTCGCGCTGGAGCAGATGATCGGCTGGCCCAAGGGACGCGGCGTGCTGACGATGTGGATCGGCCACGTGATGCTGTGTGTTTCGTATGTCGCGATCATCGTGCAGTCGCGCATCAAGGAACTGAACCGGTCTCTCGAAGAAGCGGCACTCGATCTCGGCGCGACGCCGTTCAAGGTGTTCTTCGTGATCACGCTGCCGCTGATCTCGCAGGCCTTGCTTTCCGGCTGGCTGCTGTCGTTCACGCTTTCGATCGACGATCTCGTGCTCTCCGCGTTCCTGTCCGGTCCAGGCTCGACGACATTGCCGCTCGTCGTGTTCTCGCGCGTGCGTCTTGGCCTGAACCCGGAAATGAATGCACTTGCCACGCTCTTCATCACGGCCGTGACGATCGGCGTGATCGTCGTCAATCAATGGATGCTGATGCGCGACCGCAAGCGCACTCGCGACATGCAGATGGCGTTCGCGATAGCCGACGCCGCCGATACCCCTTCGACAACCACACGCCCTGCCGTGGCGACCAGCGCGCTCGATACGGCCAACGCATAA
- a CDS encoding ABC transporter permease subunit yields the protein MRNPTQTSAAQLGAASNASPALASFKQSFAKLLPSGRSTVIGIPFTWLAVFFALPFVLVLKISFADLRLGIPPYTELVSVKDGVVHFALQLSHYAFLLQDSLYVATYLSSLKMAAVSTICCLLIGYPIAYYIARSAPATRNLLMMGVMLPFWTSFLIRVYAWIGILKDDGLLNHTLIALGVIHTPFRLYHTDIGVYIGMVYSYLPFMVMPLYAHLVKMDLTLLEAAYDLGAKPWTAFTRITLPLSKNGIIAGSLLVFIPAVGEYVIPELLGGADTLMIGRVMWDEFFNDMDWPMASAVTVAMVLLLLVPMAVFQYYQVKELEGAK from the coding sequence ATGAGAAATCCCACCCAAACCTCTGCGGCGCAACTGGGCGCCGCCTCGAATGCGAGCCCCGCGCTCGCATCGTTCAAACAAAGCTTCGCGAAGCTGCTGCCTTCGGGCCGCAGCACCGTGATCGGCATTCCGTTCACCTGGCTCGCGGTGTTCTTCGCGCTGCCGTTCGTGCTGGTGCTGAAGATCAGCTTTGCCGATTTGCGCCTTGGCATTCCGCCTTATACGGAACTCGTCAGCGTGAAGGACGGCGTGGTGCATTTCGCGCTGCAATTGAGCCACTACGCGTTCCTGCTGCAGGACAGCCTGTACGTCGCAACCTATCTTAGCTCGCTGAAGATGGCCGCTGTCTCGACTATCTGCTGCCTGCTGATCGGCTATCCGATTGCGTATTACATCGCGCGCTCGGCACCTGCTACGCGCAACCTGCTGATGATGGGCGTGATGCTGCCGTTCTGGACGTCGTTTCTGATCCGCGTGTACGCGTGGATCGGCATTCTGAAAGACGACGGCCTGCTCAATCACACGCTGATCGCGCTCGGCGTGATTCACACGCCATTTCGCCTCTATCACACGGATATCGGCGTCTATATCGGCATGGTCTATTCGTACTTACCGTTTATGGTGATGCCGCTCTACGCGCATCTCGTGAAGATGGATTTGACGCTGCTCGAAGCCGCCTACGACCTCGGCGCGAAACCGTGGACGGCGTTTACGCGCATCACATTACCGCTGTCGAAAAACGGGATCATCGCGGGCTCGCTGCTGGTGTTCATTCCCGCCGTTGGCGAGTACGTGATACCGGAACTGCTCGGCGGCGCGGACACGCTGATGATCGGCCGCGTGATGTGGGATGAGTTCTTCAACGACATGGACTGGCCGATGGCATCCGCCGTGACGGTGGCGATGGTGCTGCTGTTGCTCGTGCCGATGGCCGTATTCCAGTACTACCAGGTCAAGGAACTGGAGGGTGCCAAATGA
- the potA gene encoding polyamine ABC transporter ATP-binding protein, with protein MNTMHTTQAAKAATQPATTKATSATKEKADQFVRIENVVKKFGDSTAVDNVNLSIAKNELFALLGSSGCGKSTLLRMLAGLETATSGRIFVDGEDLASLPPYRRPVNMMFQSYALFPHMTVESNVAFGLKQEGTPKNEIRERVADALNLVQMTKYAKRKPHQLSGGQQQRVALARSLVKRPKLLLLDEPMSALDKKIRQKTQLELVNIIEKVDVTCVMVTHDQEEAMTMASRLAVMSEGRIVQIGSPTQVYEFPNSRFSAEFIGSTNLFEGVVVEDEPDHIFVESEDLETRMYVSHGVTGPLGMPVGISVRPERVRVTREKPGAAHNWARGVVTDVAYMGSYSLYHVRLPSGKTVMSNLSSSHLMSEGAPVYNDDVFVSWSPSSGVVLTQ; from the coding sequence ATGAATACGATGCACACCACGCAAGCAGCGAAAGCGGCCACGCAACCCGCGACGACGAAAGCGACTTCGGCGACGAAAGAGAAAGCAGATCAGTTCGTTCGCATCGAAAACGTCGTAAAGAAGTTCGGCGACAGCACGGCTGTCGACAACGTCAACCTCAGCATCGCGAAGAACGAACTGTTCGCGCTGCTCGGCAGTTCGGGCTGCGGCAAGTCCACGCTGTTGCGCATGCTGGCGGGCCTGGAGACGGCCACGTCCGGCAGGATCTTCGTCGACGGCGAAGATCTCGCGAGCCTTCCGCCCTATCGGCGCCCCGTGAACATGATGTTCCAGTCGTATGCGCTCTTTCCGCATATGACGGTCGAATCGAATGTCGCGTTCGGCCTCAAACAGGAAGGCACGCCGAAGAACGAGATCAGGGAGCGCGTCGCCGATGCGTTGAATCTCGTGCAGATGACGAAGTACGCGAAGCGCAAGCCGCACCAGCTATCGGGCGGCCAGCAGCAGCGCGTCGCGCTGGCGCGTTCGCTCGTCAAGCGCCCCAAGCTGTTGCTGCTCGACGAGCCAATGTCGGCGCTCGACAAGAAGATCCGCCAGAAGACCCAGCTCGAACTCGTGAACATCATCGAGAAAGTCGATGTCACTTGTGTGATGGTCACGCACGATCAGGAAGAAGCGATGACGATGGCAAGCCGCCTCGCCGTCATGAGCGAAGGCCGCATCGTGCAGATCGGCTCGCCGACACAGGTCTACGAGTTTCCAAATAGCCGCTTTTCCGCCGAATTCATCGGCTCGACCAATCTGTTCGAAGGCGTGGTCGTCGAAGACGAACCCGATCACATCTTCGTCGAAAGCGAAGATCTCGAAACGCGTATGTACGTGAGCCACGGTGTAACGGGACCGCTCGGCATGCCTGTCGGCATTTCGGTGCGTCCGGAACGCGTGCGCGTGACGCGCGAGAAACCCGGCGCGGCGCACAACTGGGCGCGCGGCGTCGTGACGGATGTCGCTTACATGGGCAGCTATTCGCTGTACCACGTACGCCTGCCGAGCGGCAAGACCGTCATGTCGAATCTCTCCAGTTCGCACCTGATGAGCGAAGGTGCGCCCGTCTACAACGACGACGTGTTCGTCTCATGGTCGCCTTCGAGCGGCGTGGTGCTGACGCAATGA
- a CDS encoding polyamine ABC transporter substrate-binding protein encodes MSVCHLRHAVAGAALVVVTGIAALSGTAAQAADTELNVYNWSDYIAKDTIPNFEKQTGIKVKYDNYDSDDTLQAKLLAGSSGYDIVVPTSNYMAKQIQAGVYQKLDKSQMPNLKNLDPTLMKMISDADPGNQYGVPWAYGTDGIGYNVQAVQKALGANAPVDSWALVFDPANLSKLKSCGVSFLDQAVDVFAATLQYMHKDPNSTNPADYQAAFEVLKKVRPYITQFNSSGYINDLANNDVCVAVGWSGDVGIARRRTQEAKRSYEIKFSNVKEGGLLWFDVMVVPKDAPHPEAAMKWINFISDAKNNAEITNEVFYPTANRAARQFVIPAVAQDQTVYPADDVLSKMTLMKPMPTDILRLENRLWAQLKTGH; translated from the coding sequence ATGAGCGTTTGTCATCTTCGTCATGCGGTCGCGGGGGCCGCGCTGGTAGTCGTGACGGGCATTGCCGCACTGTCGGGCACGGCGGCGCAGGCGGCCGATACCGAACTGAACGTCTACAACTGGTCCGACTACATCGCGAAGGACACGATTCCGAACTTCGAGAAACAGACGGGCATCAAGGTCAAGTACGACAACTACGACAGCGACGACACGTTGCAGGCCAAGCTGCTCGCAGGCAGCTCGGGCTACGACATCGTCGTGCCGACGTCGAACTACATGGCCAAGCAGATTCAGGCGGGGGTCTACCAGAAGCTCGACAAATCGCAGATGCCGAATCTGAAGAATCTCGACCCGACGCTGATGAAGATGATCTCCGACGCCGACCCGGGCAACCAGTACGGCGTGCCGTGGGCATACGGTACGGACGGCATCGGCTACAACGTGCAGGCCGTGCAGAAAGCGCTCGGCGCGAACGCGCCCGTCGATAGCTGGGCGCTCGTGTTCGATCCCGCGAACCTCTCGAAGCTGAAAAGCTGCGGCGTGTCGTTCCTCGATCAGGCCGTCGACGTTTTTGCGGCCACGCTGCAGTACATGCATAAGGACCCGAACAGCACGAACCCAGCCGATTATCAGGCCGCCTTCGAAGTGCTGAAAAAAGTCCGTCCGTACATCACGCAGTTCAACTCGTCGGGCTACATCAACGACCTCGCGAATAACGACGTGTGCGTCGCCGTTGGCTGGTCAGGCGACGTCGGCATTGCACGCCGCCGCACGCAGGAAGCGAAGCGTTCGTACGAAATCAAGTTCTCGAACGTGAAGGAAGGCGGCCTGCTGTGGTTCGACGTGATGGTCGTACCGAAGGACGCGCCGCACCCCGAAGCCGCGATGAAGTGGATCAACTTCATTTCGGATGCAAAGAACAACGCAGAGATTACCAACGAAGTCTTCTACCCAACTGCCAATCGCGCCGCGCGCCAGTTCGTCATCCCGGCTGTCGCGCAGGATCAGACGGTCTACCCGGCCGACGACGTGCTCTCGAAGATGACGCTAATGAAGCCGATGCCGACGGACATTCTGCGGCTCGAAAACCGCCTGTGGGCACAACTGAAAACCGGCCACTGA
- a CDS encoding aspartate aminotransferase family protein, with protein sequence MSYRTEEIAYVQSAQPAAKASTSQQQRSTAEYRALDAAHHIHPFSDMGALNRAGSRVIVKAEGVYLWDSDGNKIIDGMAGLWCVNVGYGRKELADAAYKQLQELPFYNTFFKTTHPPVIELSALLAELTPAPFNHFFYCNSGSEGNDTVLRIVHQYWATQGQKLKKFVISRKNGYHGSTIAGGTLGGMGYMHEQMPSQVEHIVHIDQPYWFGEGGDMTPEEFGLERARQLETEILELGAENVAAFIGEPFQGAGGVIFPPSTYWPEIQRICRKYDVLLVADEVIGGFGRTGEWFAHQHFGFEPDLITMAKGLTSGYIPMGAVGLHDRIAKAIIENGEFNHGLTYSGHPVAAAVAVANLRLLRDEKIVERVKNETGPYFQQSLRETLANHPIVGDVAGAGLVAGIQLAQNPKTRKRFENGGDVGTICRDFCFNGNLIMRATGDRMLLSPPLVVTKSEIDEIVAKAKKAIDATAQQLGLS encoded by the coding sequence ATGAGTTACAGGACAGAAGAAATCGCTTACGTGCAATCCGCGCAACCGGCCGCGAAGGCGAGTACTTCGCAACAGCAGCGCAGCACGGCTGAATACCGTGCGCTCGACGCCGCGCATCACATTCACCCGTTCTCCGATATGGGCGCGCTCAATCGCGCGGGCAGCCGCGTGATTGTCAAGGCGGAAGGCGTCTATCTGTGGGACTCCGATGGCAACAAGATCATTGACGGCATGGCGGGGCTGTGGTGCGTGAACGTCGGCTATGGCCGCAAAGAACTCGCGGACGCAGCGTATAAGCAGTTGCAGGAACTGCCCTTCTACAACACGTTCTTCAAGACCACGCATCCGCCCGTGATCGAACTGTCGGCGTTGCTCGCCGAGTTGACGCCCGCTCCGTTCAACCACTTCTTCTATTGCAATAGCGGCTCGGAAGGCAACGATACCGTGCTGCGCATCGTTCATCAGTATTGGGCGACGCAAGGCCAGAAACTGAAGAAGTTCGTCATCTCGCGCAAGAACGGCTATCACGGCTCGACGATCGCGGGCGGGACGCTCGGCGGCATGGGTTATATGCACGAGCAGATGCCTTCGCAGGTCGAGCACATTGTGCATATCGACCAGCCGTACTGGTTCGGCGAAGGCGGCGACATGACGCCGGAAGAATTCGGCCTTGAGCGTGCGCGCCAGCTCGAAACGGAAATTCTCGAGCTTGGCGCCGAGAACGTGGCTGCGTTTATCGGCGAGCCTTTCCAGGGCGCGGGCGGCGTGATCTTTCCGCCTTCTACCTACTGGCCGGAAATCCAGCGCATCTGCCGCAAGTACGACGTGCTGCTCGTCGCCGATGAAGTGATCGGCGGCTTTGGCCGCACGGGCGAATGGTTCGCGCATCAGCATTTCGGCTTCGAACCGGACCTCATCACGATGGCGAAGGGCTTGACGAGCGGCTATATCCCGATGGGCGCCGTCGGCCTGCACGACCGCATCGCCAAAGCGATCATCGAGAACGGCGAGTTCAATCACGGGCTCACGTATTCCGGCCACCCCGTGGCCGCCGCTGTCGCCGTCGCGAACCTGCGGCTGTTGCGCGACGAGAAGATCGTCGAGCGCGTGAAGAACGAAACGGGCCCGTATTTCCAGCAGTCGCTGCGCGAGACCCTCGCGAATCATCCCATTGTCGGTGACGTGGCGGGTGCGGGTCTCGTTGCGGGCATCCAGCTCGCGCAGAACCCGAAGACCAGAAAGCGCTTCGAGAATGGCGGCGACGTCGGCACGATCTGCCGCGACTTCTGCTTCAACGGCAACCTGATCATGCGCGCCACGGGCGACCGCATGCTGCTCTCGCCGCCTCTCGTCGTCACGAAGAGCGAGATCGACGAGATCGTCGCGAAGGCGAAAAAGGCCATCGACGCAACTGCACAACAGCTAGGGCTTTCGTAA
- a CDS encoding glutamine synthetase family protein, whose protein sequence is MQEIDEFLKKHRITEIEAIIPDMAGIARGKIIPRSKFESGESMRLPQAVMIQTVTGEYPEDGTLTGVTDPDMVCVPDPSTIRIIPWAVDPTAQVIHDCVHFDGTPVAISPRRVLRHVLDLYKAKGWKPVIAPELEFYLVDMNKDPDLPLQPPVGRTGRPETGRQAYSIEAVNEFDPLFEDIYEYCDIQELEVDTLIHEVGAAQMEINFLHGDPLKLADQVFLFKRTVREAALRHHMYATFMAKPMENEPGSAMHVHQSLVDEETGQNLFTGSDGKPTDLFNQYIAGLQKYTPALMPIFAPYINSYRRLSRFMAAPINVQWGYDNRTVGFRIPHSGPQARRIENRIPGVDCNPYLAIAGTLAAGYLGMTQRLTPTEPLTSDGYELPYQLPRNLEEGLTLMGACEPLSEIMGEQFVKAYLALKETEYEAFFRVISSWERKHLLLHV, encoded by the coding sequence ATGCAAGAGATTGACGAGTTTCTGAAGAAACATCGCATCACCGAAATCGAAGCGATCATTCCCGACATGGCGGGGATCGCGCGCGGCAAGATCATTCCGCGCAGCAAGTTTGAATCGGGCGAATCGATGCGCCTGCCGCAAGCCGTGATGATCCAGACGGTGACGGGCGAGTATCCCGAAGACGGCACGCTGACGGGCGTCACCGACCCCGACATGGTATGCGTGCCCGATCCGTCGACGATCCGCATCATCCCGTGGGCCGTCGATCCCACCGCGCAGGTGATTCACGATTGCGTGCATTTCGACGGCACGCCTGTAGCGATCTCGCCGCGCCGCGTGCTGCGCCACGTGCTCGATCTCTATAAGGCCAAGGGCTGGAAGCCCGTCATCGCGCCGGAGCTGGAGTTCTATCTGGTCGACATGAACAAGGACCCCGACCTGCCCTTGCAACCGCCCGTCGGGCGCACGGGCCGTCCCGAAACAGGACGCCAGGCATATTCGATCGAAGCCGTGAACGAATTCGATCCGCTCTTCGAAGATATCTACGAGTACTGCGACATTCAGGAACTCGAAGTCGACACGCTGATTCATGAGGTCGGAGCCGCGCAGATGGAAATCAACTTCCTGCACGGCGATCCGCTCAAGCTCGCCGACCAGGTGTTTCTCTTCAAGCGCACGGTGCGCGAAGCGGCGCTGCGTCACCACATGTACGCGACGTTCATGGCGAAGCCGATGGAGAACGAACCCGGTTCTGCGATGCACGTGCATCAAAGCCTCGTCGATGAAGAGACGGGCCAGAACCTGTTCACGGGCAGCGATGGCAAGCCGACCGATCTATTCAATCAGTACATTGCCGGCCTGCAGAAGTACACGCCCGCATTGATGCCGATCTTCGCGCCTTACATCAATTCGTATCGGCGGCTGTCGCGCTTCATGGCCGCGCCGATCAACGTGCAATGGGGTTACGACAACCGCACGGTCGGCTTCCGCATTCCGCATTCGGGTCCGCAGGCGCGCCGCATCGAGAACCGCATTCCGGGTGTGGACTGCAATCCGTATCTCGCGATTGCGGGCACGCTCGCGGCCGGCTATCTCGGCATGACCCAGCGACTCACGCCGACCGAGCCGCTCACCAGCGACGGCTATGAATTGCCGTACCAGTTGCCGCGCAATCTCGAAGAAGGACTCACGTTGATGGGCGCGTGCGAGCCGCTTTCCGAGATCATGGGCGAGCAGTTCGTCAAAGCGTATCTCGCGCTGAAAGAAACCGAATATGAAGCGTTTTTCCGCGTGATCAGTTCGTGGGAACGCAAGCATTTGCTGCTGCACGTCTGA
- a CDS encoding gamma-glutamyl-gamma-aminobutyrate hydrolase family protein, translated as MQTKPLVGITADRTMMGLHPSHVAGEKYIAAVVDGAQALAMLLPALGDRQAPEDLFAHIDGLLFTGSYSNVEPHRYGGHASAPGTLHDAARDATTLPLMRAAIDAGIPVLAICRGFQEMNVVFGGTLHQSVQTVEGYDDHRENKEDALDVQYGPSHALHLLQGGLLQKLAGGASEVRVNSLHGQGVERLGDGLTAEAHAPDGLIEAISATHARAFTLGVQWHPEWKHASDALSTAIFRAFGAACRDRMRMRTGSAAAASAHV; from the coding sequence ATGCAAACAAAACCTTTAGTCGGCATCACGGCCGACAGAACGATGATGGGTCTGCATCCTTCGCATGTGGCCGGCGAGAAGTACATCGCGGCCGTGGTCGACGGCGCGCAAGCGCTTGCGATGCTGCTGCCCGCGTTGGGCGACAGACAGGCGCCGGAAGATCTGTTCGCGCATATCGACGGCCTGTTGTTCACAGGCAGCTATTCGAATGTCGAGCCGCATCGTTATGGCGGTCACGCGAGCGCGCCCGGCACGCTGCACGATGCCGCGCGCGACGCGACGACACTGCCGCTGATGCGTGCCGCCATCGACGCAGGCATCCCCGTGCTCGCTATTTGCCGTGGCTTTCAGGAAATGAATGTCGTATTTGGCGGAACGCTGCATCAAAGCGTTCAAACGGTGGAAGGCTATGACGACCACCGCGAGAACAAGGAAGACGCCCTCGACGTGCAGTACGGGCCTTCGCATGCGCTGCATCTACTGCAAGGCGGGCTGTTGCAGAAGCTCGCCGGCGGCGCAAGCGAAGTGCGCGTGAATTCACTGCACGGCCAGGGCGTCGAGCGGCTCGGCGACGGCCTCACGGCCGAAGCCCACGCGCCGGACGGATTGATCGAAGCGATCAGCGCGACGCATGCGCGCGCCTTCACGCTGGGTGTGCAATGGCACCCGGAATGGAAGCACGCAAGCGACGCGTTATCGACAGCGATCTTCCGTGCGTTCGGCGCGGCGTGCCGCGATCGAATGCGCATGAGGACGGGTTCGGCAGCGGCTGCAAGCGCACATGTCTGA
- a CDS encoding cupin domain-containing protein, which translates to MSIEVATRLQYIRKKHGLSQRELAKRAGVTNGTISLIEQNRVSPSVGSLKKLLECIPMSLAEFFTFEIEADRNVVSRRAEMPNLGNEQIEFYLAGAGVKDRNMGIMREVYQPLADTGPEMLQHAGHEGGVVVSGQLELTVDGTTWLLDPGDSYYFESRLPHRFRNPSAQQVCEVVSANSPPTF; encoded by the coding sequence ATGTCAATTGAAGTGGCAACCCGCCTGCAGTACATCCGGAAAAAGCACGGTCTTTCGCAGCGGGAACTGGCGAAACGGGCGGGCGTGACGAACGGCACGATCTCGCTGATCGAGCAGAACCGCGTGAGTCCTTCCGTCGGCTCGCTGAAGAAACTGCTCGAATGCATACCAATGAGTCTCGCGGAATTCTTCACATTTGAAATCGAGGCCGATCGCAACGTGGTGTCGCGTCGCGCGGAGATGCCGAATCTCGGCAATGAGCAGATCGAGTTCTATCTGGCGGGCGCGGGTGTCAAGGATCGCAATATGGGCATCATGCGCGAGGTGTATCAGCCGCTCGCGGATACGGGCCCGGAAATGCTGCAGCACGCAGGGCACGAGGGCGGCGTCGTGGTCAGCGGTCAGCTCGAATTGACCGTCGACGGCACGACGTGGCTGCTCGACCCCGGCGACAGCTATTACTTCGAAAGCCGCTTACCGCATCGTTTTCGCAATCCCAGCGCGCAGCAGGTGTGCGAAGTCGTGTCGGCCAATTCGCCGCCCACTTTCTGA
- a CDS encoding aldehyde dehydrogenase has product MDKTTLAYWQEKAATLVIEGRAFIDGEYRPAESGRTFDCVSPIDGKVLAKVADCGEADVNAAVRAARHAFDKGIWSGLNPRQRKAKLLKWAALMREHLDELALLETLDAGKPIGDTTSVDVPGAVYCVEWFAEAIDKVGGEVVPADHHLVGLVTREPLGVVAAVVPWNFPILMASWKFGPALAAGNSVVLKPSEKSPLTAIRVAQLAHEAGIPAGVFNVVPGGGEPGKLLALHHDVDCLAFTGSTNVGKLIMQYAGQSNLKRVWLELGGKSPNIVLPDCPDLDRAAKTAAGAIFYNMGEMCTAGSRLLVHRDIKDVFLDKLVAAARSYAPGNPLDPKTSMGAIVDQVQLDRVLGYIEAGRAEAKLLHGGARVQQESGGFYIEPTVFDVPKHDVKIAREEIFGPVLSVITFDTIDEAVKIANDSDYGLAAAVWTANLTTAHEVSRRLRAGTVWVNCYDEGGDMNFPFGGYKQSGNGRDKSLHALEKYTELKSTLVRLR; this is encoded by the coding sequence ATGGACAAGACGACATTGGCTTACTGGCAGGAAAAGGCAGCGACGCTCGTAATCGAAGGGCGCGCGTTTATCGACGGCGAGTATCGGCCGGCCGAAAGCGGGCGCACGTTCGACTGCGTGAGTCCTATTGACGGCAAGGTGCTCGCGAAAGTCGCCGATTGCGGCGAGGCCGACGTGAATGCGGCCGTGCGCGCCGCGCGGCATGCGTTCGACAAAGGCATCTGGTCTGGCCTCAATCCGCGTCAGCGTAAAGCGAAGCTGCTCAAATGGGCGGCGCTGATGCGCGAGCATCTCGACGAACTCGCGTTGCTCGAAACGCTCGATGCGGGCAAGCCGATCGGCGACACGACCAGCGTCGACGTACCGGGCGCGGTGTATTGCGTCGAATGGTTTGCGGAAGCGATCGACAAGGTTGGCGGCGAAGTCGTGCCCGCCGATCATCACCTGGTCGGCCTCGTGACGCGCGAGCCGCTCGGTGTCGTCGCTGCCGTCGTGCCGTGGAATTTCCCGATCCTGATGGCATCGTGGAAATTCGGGCCCGCGCTCGCGGCGGGCAATAGCGTCGTGCTCAAGCCTTCGGAGAAATCGCCGCTGACGGCGATTCGCGTCGCGCAACTCGCGCATGAAGCGGGCATTCCCGCAGGCGTATTCAATGTGGTGCCGGGCGGCGGCGAGCCGGGCAAACTGCTCGCACTGCATCACGATGTGGATTGCCTCGCGTTCACGGGTTCGACGAATGTCGGCAAGCTCATCATGCAATACGCGGGGCAGTCGAACCTGAAACGCGTGTGGCTGGAACTCGGCGGCAAGTCGCCGAATATCGTGCTGCCCGATTGTCCCGATCTCGATCGCGCTGCTAAAACCGCGGCGGGCGCGATCTTCTACAACATGGGCGAGATGTGCACGGCGGGCTCGCGTCTGCTCGTGCATCGCGACATCAAGGACGTGTTCCTCGACAAGCTGGTCGCGGCGGCGCGCAGCTATGCGCCGGGCAATCCGCTGGACCCGAAGACGTCGATGGGCGCAATCGTCGATCAGGTGCAGCTCGATCGCGTGCTGGGTTATATCGAAGCAGGGCGCGCCGAAGCGAAGCTATTGCATGGCGGCGCGCGCGTTCAGCAGGAAAGCGGCGGCTTCTATATCGAGCCGACTGTTTTCGATGTGCCGAAGCATGATGTGAAGATCGCGCGTGAAGAGATTTTCGGACCGGTGCTGTCGGTGATCACGTTCGATACGATCGACGAAGCCGTCAAGATCGCCAATGACAGCGACTACGGTCTCGCCGCCGCCGTGTGGACAGCAAATCTGACGACGGCGCATGAAGTGTCGCGGCGTCTGCGCGCGGGCACCGTATGGGTCAATTGCTATGACGAAGGCGGCGACATGAACTTCCCGTTCGGCGGCTACAAGCAGTCGGGCAATGGCCGCGACAAGTCGTTGCATGCGCTCGAAAAGTACACGGAGCTGAAGTCGACGCTGGTGCGTTTGCGCTGA